The Streptomyces sp. NBC_01142 genome has a window encoding:
- a CDS encoding RICIN domain-containing protein: MGKDGATSGDQEQAAPPGGSSPAGSGQPSGGDTGVDNPSASPSGGAREKPSPSRLPDQAGDDDGKGSEAGPATTPSSDGDSTNPYSSASPTTNPSAVYLSNDYSALCAGAGNKITNGSKVIQWGCSNAQDERWVFEATTDSNGKRAYSLQNAYSRKCMGSASSLANGAGMVQYTCNGAVDQKWWYDPGTHALRNVYSGKCLGLGSNATKGSQLIQWTCNGARDEKWSKTAR, from the coding sequence ATGGGCAAAGACGGCGCAACGAGCGGCGACCAGGAGCAGGCGGCACCGCCTGGGGGCAGCTCCCCGGCGGGCAGCGGTCAGCCGAGCGGGGGCGATACCGGCGTGGACAACCCGAGCGCCTCGCCCTCCGGAGGTGCGCGCGAGAAGCCGTCCCCCTCGCGGCTCCCGGACCAGGCTGGGGACGACGACGGCAAGGGCAGCGAGGCGGGCCCCGCGACGACACCGAGCAGCGACGGTGACAGTACGAACCCGTACTCGTCGGCCTCTCCGACGACCAACCCCAGCGCCGTCTACCTCAGCAACGACTACAGCGCCCTCTGCGCCGGTGCGGGCAACAAGATCACCAACGGTTCGAAGGTCATCCAGTGGGGATGCAGCAACGCCCAGGACGAACGGTGGGTGTTCGAGGCCACCACAGACTCCAACGGCAAACGCGCCTACTCCCTGCAGAACGCGTACTCGCGCAAGTGCATGGGCTCCGCGTCGAGCCTCGCCAACGGGGCAGGCATGGTGCAGTACACGTGCAACGGCGCGGTCGACCAGAAGTGGTGGTACGACCCGGGCACGCATGCACTGCGCAACGTCTACTCCGGCAAGTGCCTCGGCCTCGGCTCCAACGCGACCAAGGGATCACAGCTGATCCAGTGGACCTGCAACGGCGCACGGGATGAGAAGTGGTCCAAGACGGCGCGCTGA
- a CDS encoding NmrA/HSCARG family protein: protein MVWLPFRTDAMEKNVKLTQKTVVVAGATGLQGRAVTHHLLRAGWQVRALTRDPNGAQATALARAGAQVVRAQMEDVGSLTAAAEGAWGLFSVQPTVGSPGTAPDFTAEDEVRWGVNVAEAAHAAGIGHFVFTSVAEADRHLEEKLPVNLVSKWRIEQHIAALGLPATILRPVSFMENFTGGYALRNGNLATGLAPEVPQQIMAVDDVGAVTALALTRPKEWIGRAVSLAGDELTPLQIAAAIGKALGIPLPYVQIPIDAIRALSEDFAYANDWLNERGYRADIPSTRKIHPGAMDFRTWLECTGASQIAAFLDSTRTARQDA, encoded by the coding sequence ATGGTGTGGCTCCCCTTCCGCACGGACGCGATGGAGAAGAACGTGAAGCTGACGCAGAAGACCGTCGTGGTGGCGGGTGCGACCGGCCTGCAGGGCAGGGCCGTGACACATCACCTGCTCCGCGCCGGCTGGCAGGTCCGCGCGCTGACGCGGGACCCGAACGGGGCGCAGGCCACAGCCCTGGCGCGGGCCGGCGCGCAGGTGGTGCGGGCGCAGATGGAGGATGTCGGTTCCCTGACGGCCGCGGCCGAGGGCGCCTGGGGCTTGTTCAGCGTCCAGCCCACCGTCGGCTCGCCCGGCACCGCGCCGGACTTCACCGCCGAGGACGAGGTGCGCTGGGGCGTGAACGTCGCGGAGGCCGCGCACGCCGCAGGTATCGGGCACTTCGTCTTCACCTCGGTCGCCGAAGCGGACCGACACCTTGAGGAGAAGCTGCCGGTGAACCTGGTCAGCAAGTGGCGGATCGAGCAGCACATCGCCGCCCTCGGCCTGCCTGCGACGATCCTGAGGCCGGTGTCCTTCATGGAGAACTTCACCGGCGGATACGCGCTGCGGAACGGGAACCTGGCCACCGGGCTCGCGCCGGAGGTCCCCCAGCAGATCATGGCCGTCGACGACGTCGGCGCCGTTACCGCGCTGGCGTTGACCCGGCCCAAGGAGTGGATCGGCCGGGCGGTCTCCCTGGCCGGGGACGAACTCACGCCGCTTCAGATCGCCGCGGCCATCGGGAAGGCACTCGGCATACCGCTTCCCTATGTTCAGATCCCGATCGACGCGATCCGGGCGCTGAGTGAAGACTTCGCCTACGCGAACGACTGGCTCAACGAACGCGGCTACCGCGCGGACATCCCCTCCACCCGGAAGATCCACCCGGGTGCGATGGACTTCCGTACCTGGCTGGAGTGCACCGGCGCGTCCCAGATCGCCGCGTTCCTGGACTCCACGCGCACCGCACGGCAGGACGCGTGA
- a CDS encoding DUF6355 family natural product biosynthesis protein, which produces MRNETQHGIGAARLRRRWVALAGATIQALMTTAGPAGAATQASEQALAKPCGYSESGGFAWYNHCTTDGSRIQIRLDAVGGIDTNRCVDPGETRLGWAFEYRNAWYTGRLCSS; this is translated from the coding sequence GTGAGGAACGAAACGCAACACGGCATCGGTGCGGCACGGCTCAGGAGGCGATGGGTGGCGCTGGCCGGCGCAACGATTCAGGCCTTGATGACGACGGCCGGGCCCGCCGGTGCGGCGACGCAGGCCAGTGAGCAGGCCCTGGCCAAACCGTGCGGGTACTCCGAGTCCGGAGGCTTCGCCTGGTACAACCACTGCACCACAGACGGATCGCGTATCCAGATTCGGCTCGACGCTGTCGGAGGTATCGACACGAACAGGTGCGTCGACCCCGGCGAGACCCGCCTGGGCTGGGCCTTCGAGTACCGCAACGCCTGGTATACCGGCAGGCTGTGCAGTTCCTGA
- a CDS encoding TIGR03620 family F420-dependent LLM class oxidoreductase, with product MSARTHDLGRIGIWAGDFDRLPAPEVRRAAAAIEDLGFGTLWFPETTGREAMAHAAILLSATRHITVAAGMTDIYARDPVTAAAAQRTLDEAFPGRFLLSLWESHPSLAQDIRGHRFGPPLATMRSYLDALDTAPFGPPDAAVSPHRVLAALGPSMLALAAERARGATVLGMPVEHTRAARTILGDGGLLAITQLCVLTHDRADTADLARNAAAAALPNRHQLLRGLGHENPDALDDRLVDALVAHGRAEDIARRVLTHFDAGADHVSLHLVTTTPDSPSVRQWEQLAVHLAL from the coding sequence GTGAGTGCCCGCACCCACGACCTCGGGCGCATCGGGATCTGGGCGGGGGACTTCGACCGTCTCCCCGCACCCGAGGTCCGCAGGGCAGCCGCCGCGATCGAGGACCTCGGCTTCGGCACTCTGTGGTTCCCCGAGACCACGGGACGCGAGGCCATGGCGCACGCCGCGATCCTCCTGTCGGCCACCCGGCACATCACCGTGGCCGCCGGCATGACCGACATCTACGCCCGCGACCCTGTCACGGCCGCCGCCGCGCAACGCACCCTGGACGAGGCATTCCCCGGACGGTTCCTGCTCAGCCTGTGGGAAAGCCACCCCAGCCTGGCCCAGGACATCCGCGGCCACCGCTTCGGCCCGCCCCTGGCCACCATGCGCTCCTACCTCGACGCGCTGGACACCGCCCCGTTCGGGCCACCCGACGCTGCCGTCTCGCCGCACCGCGTACTCGCCGCCCTGGGCCCCAGCATGCTCGCCCTCGCCGCCGAACGCGCCCGGGGTGCAACGGTGCTGGGCATGCCCGTCGAACACACCCGCGCTGCCAGGACCATCCTCGGAGACGGCGGTCTGTTGGCCATCACGCAGCTGTGCGTGCTCACCCACGACCGAGCGGACACCGCCGACCTGGCTCGCAACGCTGCCGCAGCCGCCCTGCCGAACCGCCACCAACTGCTGCGCGGACTTGGACACGAGAACCCGGACGCGCTCGACGACCGGCTGGTCGACGCGCTGGTGGCTCACGGTCGCGCCGAGGACATCGCCCGCCGCGTCCTCACGCACTTCGACGCCGGAGCAGACCACGTCAGCCTCCACCTTGTGACCACCACACCCGACTCCCCGTCCGTACGGCAGTGGGAGCAACTCGCTGTGCACCTCGCCCTCTGA
- a CDS encoding epoxide hydrolase family protein, translating into METNSNAAAVTAPHTGATPDGDEIRPFRIDIPQAELDDLRYRLTHARWGAGVPGADGWERGVPATYLKDLAAYWADGFDWRKAEARLNEFPQYVTSVDGQDIHFAHVRSTAPDALPLLLIHDWPGSFVQFTDVIEALSQTFHVVVTSTPGIGFSGPLSSTGWNTGRIAGAFTTLMARLGYDRYGVQGNGGGAWIAGEMGRIAPNHVVGVHLNGLVTFPSDDPADFADLTESEQTRLQRLQDFRDNKMGFNIIQSTRPDTVAHGLHDSPVGQLAWIVEKFKEWTDPANELPEDAVDRDTLLTNVSVYWFTATAGSSAHLYYEMAHDPAAWAPKATGTVPTAVAVALPTDVAIRRFAERDHHVVRWTEFEHGGNFLSLEQPTLLVQDVREFFATLIRTT; encoded by the coding sequence ATGGAGACCAACAGCAACGCCGCAGCCGTGACCGCCCCGCACACCGGCGCCACCCCGGACGGCGACGAAATCCGCCCCTTCCGGATCGACATCCCGCAGGCCGAACTCGATGACCTGCGTTACCGCCTGACCCACGCTCGCTGGGGCGCCGGCGTTCCGGGCGCGGACGGCTGGGAGCGCGGTGTCCCCGCCACGTACCTGAAGGACTTGGCTGCCTACTGGGCCGATGGCTTCGACTGGCGCAAGGCGGAGGCCCGACTGAACGAGTTCCCGCAGTACGTCACCTCGGTCGACGGTCAGGACATCCACTTCGCCCATGTCCGTTCCACCGCTCCCGACGCCCTCCCGCTGCTCCTGATCCATGACTGGCCCGGCTCGTTCGTCCAGTTCACCGACGTCATCGAGGCTCTGTCGCAGACATTCCACGTTGTTGTCACCTCCACGCCCGGCATCGGCTTCTCCGGCCCCCTGTCCTCCACCGGCTGGAACACGGGCCGTATCGCCGGTGCCTTCACCACTCTCATGGCCCGTCTCGGCTACGACCGCTACGGCGTGCAGGGCAACGGCGGCGGTGCCTGGATCGCCGGCGAGATGGGCAGGATCGCCCCCAACCACGTAGTGGGTGTCCACCTGAACGGCCTGGTCACCTTTCCGTCGGACGACCCTGCCGACTTCGCGGATCTCACCGAGTCCGAGCAGACCCGGCTCCAGCGACTGCAGGACTTCCGTGACAACAAGATGGGCTTCAACATCATCCAGTCGACCCGCCCCGACACGGTCGCTCACGGCCTGCACGATTCGCCGGTCGGCCAGCTCGCCTGGATCGTGGAGAAGTTCAAGGAGTGGACGGACCCGGCGAACGAACTCCCCGAGGACGCCGTTGACCGCGACACCCTGCTGACCAACGTCAGCGTCTACTGGTTCACTGCAACCGCTGGTTCATCCGCCCACCTGTACTACGAGATGGCGCACGACCCGGCCGCCTGGGCGCCGAAAGCAACCGGCACGGTCCCGACCGCCGTGGCCGTCGCCCTGCCCACCGACGTTGCGATCCGCCGCTTCGCCGAACGCGACCATCACGTGGTGCGCTGGACCGAATTCGAGCACGGCGGCAACTTCCTCTCGCTGGAACAGCCGACCCTGCTGGTCCAGGACGTCCGCGAGTTCTTTGCGACCCTCATCCGCACCACGTAG
- a CDS encoding YafY family protein encodes MLETSARLLKLLSLLQSPREWPGSELAERLGVSGRTVRNDIERLRELGYPVDASRGPAGGYRLAAGAAMPPLLLDDDEAVAVTVAVRTVAQGAMAGAEEVSLRALAKLEQVLPSRLRRRVRALQQYTAPVPADRPSPAVDTEVLMTLTAACRDRERLRLSYRDHAGAVTRRLVEPQRVVNWGRRWYLVAWDVDRDDWRIFRVDRLTPHTPSGPRFTPREDPGGDAAVYVAGKASAAAWRHRARVTVHAPAAAVLERINPAVGVVEAVDATVCVLDTGADSLDSLAAHLGMLGYDFTVTGPPELVAHLRELAERYARSTPPRDTAPPGRSPGAPGGRAAPGP; translated from the coding sequence ATGCTGGAAACGTCCGCACGCCTTCTCAAGCTCCTTTCCCTGCTCCAGTCGCCGCGCGAGTGGCCGGGCTCCGAGCTCGCCGAGCGGCTCGGGGTGAGCGGCCGGACCGTGCGCAACGACATCGAGCGGCTGCGCGAGCTGGGCTATCCGGTCGATGCGAGCCGCGGGCCTGCCGGCGGCTACCGGCTGGCCGCCGGGGCCGCGATGCCGCCGCTGCTGCTGGACGACGACGAGGCGGTCGCGGTCACCGTGGCCGTACGCACCGTGGCGCAGGGGGCGATGGCCGGGGCGGAAGAGGTGTCGCTGCGGGCACTGGCCAAGCTGGAGCAGGTGCTGCCGTCGCGGTTGCGGCGGCGGGTGCGGGCCCTGCAGCAGTACACGGCCCCGGTGCCTGCCGACCGGCCGTCCCCGGCTGTCGACACCGAGGTTCTGATGACGCTGACGGCGGCGTGCCGGGACCGTGAGCGGCTGCGCCTGTCCTACCGCGACCACGCGGGGGCGGTGACCCGCCGCCTGGTGGAGCCCCAGCGCGTCGTCAACTGGGGTCGCCGCTGGTACCTCGTGGCCTGGGATGTCGACCGTGACGACTGGCGCATCTTCCGGGTGGACCGCCTCACGCCGCATACGCCGTCGGGTCCGCGGTTCACGCCCCGGGAGGACCCCGGTGGCGACGCGGCGGTGTACGTCGCGGGCAAGGCGTCCGCTGCCGCGTGGCGGCACAGGGCCCGGGTGACGGTGCACGCCCCGGCCGCCGCCGTTCTGGAGCGGATCAATCCGGCGGTAGGAGTGGTGGAGGCGGTGGATGCCACTGTGTGTGTGCTGGACACGGGCGCCGATTCGCTGGACAGCCTCGCCGCGCACCTCGGGATGCTCGGTTACGACTTCACCGTGACCGGACCCCCGGAACTGGTCGCCCACCTGCGAGAGCTGGCGGAGCGCTATGCCAGGTCGACACCACCGCGGGACACGGCCCCGCCTGGCCGCAGCCCCGGTGCGCCCGGCGGCCGGGCCGCCCCCGGGCCGTAG
- a CDS encoding Rrf2 family transcriptional regulator, with protein MRLTKFSDLALRAVMRLAVARDGESLTTREVAGAMDVPYAHMAKAVARLQHLGVLEARRGRGGGLELTGFGRGASIGWLLRELEGEEEVVACEGDTPCPLRGACRLRGALRVAQQAFYSSLDPLTVSDIVSSPTGPVLLTLTGRDAA; from the coding sequence GTGCGTTTGACGAAGTTCAGCGATCTGGCACTGCGCGCGGTCATGCGCCTCGCGGTCGCCCGGGACGGAGAGTCCCTGACAACTCGCGAGGTGGCCGGGGCGATGGATGTGCCGTACGCCCATATGGCCAAGGCCGTGGCCCGGCTCCAGCACCTCGGCGTGCTGGAGGCCCGGCGGGGCCGGGGCGGCGGCCTGGAGCTCACCGGTTTCGGCCGCGGCGCCTCGATCGGGTGGCTGCTGCGCGAGCTGGAGGGCGAGGAGGAAGTGGTTGCCTGCGAGGGGGACACCCCGTGCCCGCTGCGCGGCGCCTGCAGACTCCGGGGCGCCCTACGTGTCGCCCAGCAGGCGTTCTACAGCTCCCTCGACCCTTTGACCGTGTCGGACATCGTGTCCTCCCCCACGGGGCCGGTCCTGCTGACGCTCACAGGGCGGGACGCCGCCTGA
- a CDS encoding TetR/AcrR family transcriptional regulator encodes MPKDATAQPRRQMRADARRNVEKIVAAAGALIAEHGADASLEEIARRAGVGSATLHRHFPSRQTLLEAVFKGRVEALCAKADDLLTEPDPGQALSTWLRAVGAHAVANRGLGASLMRNGDPALGETCHDMITTAGEALLSCARAAGVVRSGITITQLLKLVGAIALATEQDADGPAEADLLLVIAIDGVRTR; translated from the coding sequence GTGCCGAAGGACGCCACCGCGCAACCCCGCCGGCAGATGCGTGCCGACGCCCGTCGCAACGTCGAGAAGATCGTGGCCGCCGCCGGGGCCCTGATCGCCGAGCATGGCGCCGACGCCTCCCTGGAGGAGATCGCACGCCGCGCCGGAGTCGGCTCGGCCACCCTGCACCGCCACTTCCCGTCCCGGCAGACACTCCTGGAGGCGGTCTTCAAGGGCCGAGTGGAGGCCTTGTGTGCGAAGGCGGACGACCTCCTCACTGAACCCGACCCGGGCCAGGCGCTGTCCACCTGGCTTCGCGCCGTCGGCGCGCACGCCGTGGCCAACCGCGGACTGGGGGCGTCGCTGATGCGCAACGGAGACCCAGCGCTGGGCGAGACCTGCCACGACATGATCACCACTGCCGGAGAAGCCCTCCTTTCGTGCGCCCGAGCCGCGGGCGTCGTGCGGTCCGGGATCACCATCACCCAGCTGCTGAAGCTCGTCGGCGCGATCGCACTGGCTACCGAGCAGGACGCCGACGGCCCGGCCGAGGCCGACCTCCTGCTTGTGATCGCCATCGACGGCGTACGCACGCGCTGA
- a CDS encoding LuxR C-terminal-related transcriptional regulator, translating into MTLTGPGGMGKSRLALRLAAQVRRSFPDGVWLADLAVVEKEELLEHTVLAAFEPNHDMGSPPLAALSGHLRDKRVLLLLDNCEHLLHSCAVLADALLAAAPGLHILATSRQALGVAGECLLTVPPLSAPDPDDPRPVGQAGLSDALDLFADRAAASLGECASPEYGRTAALICRRLDGIPLAIELAAARLRVLTCEQILERLGDRFELLAGGSRAALPRQQTMRAALDWSFDLCAPKEQLLWARLSVFPGAFDLEAIESVCTGSGLAAQEVFDLVAGLVDKSVLVREEQHARYRMLETLRQYGCLRLPDGTGRALRRRHRDYYQALVLRAETEWFTGEQTAWFARLHQERPNLRTALDYCLTEPGEAQAGLETAGSLWCHRLGAGSLEEERHWLGRALASDATPSLARLKALWADGWLALLRGDTPSAHVRLVDCRALAQSLDDPLAQAYAEQFDALSALFQDDFARAIPLFEGALALYRSHGDIGDTWATLYLLSLACCLSADPRAAALGEECLELCDAHGAQWSRSFALWLLGLQNWLDGDTRQTVRHLQESLSTGRPAFNGLAVAQCLEVLAWARASDGDGAQAAELLGAAQSAWEKVGAILPGVGRLLHHRTECEALLRETLGEECFTAHMQSGAASTMEQAIARALNKPPAPPSPPEHDPMTVLTPRERQVVLLVTRGLTDKQIAAQLVISPRTAQGHVQRILAKLGFTTRTQIATWAQERTPL; encoded by the coding sequence TTGACTCTGACGGGTCCGGGCGGCATGGGCAAGAGCCGGCTCGCCTTGAGGCTGGCGGCGCAGGTGCGGCGTTCCTTCCCCGACGGCGTCTGGCTGGCAGACCTCGCCGTGGTCGAGAAGGAAGAGCTGCTCGAGCACACTGTGCTGGCGGCCTTCGAACCGAACCACGACATGGGCAGCCCGCCGCTGGCCGCGCTGAGCGGTCACCTTCGTGACAAGCGGGTCCTGCTGCTGCTCGACAACTGCGAACACCTGCTGCACTCCTGTGCGGTCCTGGCCGACGCGCTGCTGGCTGCCGCTCCGGGCCTGCATATCCTCGCCACCAGTCGGCAGGCTCTGGGCGTCGCGGGAGAGTGCCTGCTGACGGTGCCCCCGCTCTCGGCCCCCGACCCGGACGATCCCAGACCGGTCGGGCAAGCCGGGCTCAGCGACGCGCTGGATCTGTTCGCCGACCGGGCGGCCGCATCTCTGGGAGAGTGCGCATCCCCGGAGTACGGCAGGACGGCCGCCCTGATCTGCCGTCGCCTGGATGGCATTCCGCTGGCCATCGAGCTGGCCGCCGCCCGGCTGCGGGTACTGACCTGCGAGCAGATCCTGGAACGGCTGGGCGACCGGTTCGAGTTGCTGGCCGGGGGAAGCAGAGCCGCCCTGCCCCGCCAGCAGACCATGCGCGCAGCCCTCGACTGGAGCTTCGATCTCTGCGCCCCCAAGGAGCAACTGCTATGGGCCAGACTGTCCGTCTTCCCAGGCGCCTTCGACTTGGAGGCGATCGAGTCGGTGTGCACAGGTTCCGGCCTCGCCGCCCAGGAGGTCTTCGACCTCGTGGCAGGCCTGGTGGACAAGTCCGTGCTGGTCCGAGAGGAGCAGCACGCTCGGTACCGCATGCTGGAAACCCTCCGCCAGTACGGTTGCCTGAGGCTGCCCGACGGGACTGGCCGGGCGCTGCGCCGCCGCCACCGCGACTACTACCAAGCGCTCGTACTGCGTGCCGAGACCGAGTGGTTCACCGGCGAGCAGACGGCCTGGTTTGCCCGCCTGCACCAGGAACGGCCCAATCTCCGCACCGCACTCGACTACTGCCTGACCGAACCGGGCGAGGCCCAAGCCGGTCTGGAGACAGCCGGATCGCTTTGGTGCCACCGCCTCGGCGCGGGCAGCCTGGAGGAAGAGCGGCACTGGCTGGGCCGGGCGCTCGCATCGGACGCCACGCCCAGCCTCGCCAGGCTCAAGGCCCTGTGGGCCGACGGATGGCTGGCTCTCCTGCGCGGCGACACTCCCTCGGCACACGTCCGGCTGGTGGACTGCCGGGCGTTGGCACAGTCTCTCGATGACCCGCTGGCGCAGGCGTACGCCGAGCAGTTCGACGCTCTGTCCGCCCTCTTCCAGGACGACTTCGCGCGCGCCATCCCCTTGTTCGAGGGAGCCCTCGCCCTCTACCGCAGCCACGGAGACATCGGCGACACATGGGCCACCCTGTACCTGCTCAGCCTGGCCTGCTGCCTTTCCGCCGACCCACGCGCCGCCGCCCTCGGCGAGGAGTGCCTGGAGCTGTGCGACGCCCACGGCGCTCAGTGGTCCCGCTCGTTCGCACTGTGGCTCCTCGGACTCCAGAACTGGCTGGACGGAGACACTCGGCAGACCGTCAGGCACCTCCAGGAAAGCCTGAGCACCGGCCGACCCGCGTTCAATGGGCTGGCCGTGGCCCAGTGCCTGGAAGTACTGGCCTGGGCGCGCGCCAGCGACGGGGACGGCGCGCAGGCTGCGGAGCTGCTGGGCGCGGCGCAGAGCGCCTGGGAGAAAGTCGGCGCCATACTGCCCGGTGTCGGGCGCCTGCTCCACCATCGCACCGAGTGCGAGGCGCTGCTCCGAGAAACCCTGGGCGAGGAGTGCTTCACTGCGCACATGCAGTCAGGCGCCGCCTCGACCATGGAGCAGGCCATCGCGCGCGCACTCAACAAGCCTCCCGCGCCACCCAGCCCTCCGGAGCATGATCCTATGACCGTGCTCACTCCTCGGGAGCGTCAGGTCGTTCTTCTGGTCACTCGGGGACTGACCGACAAGCAGATCGCGGCCCAGCTCGTCATCTCGCCGCGCACCGCGCAGGGACACGTCCAACGCATCCTGGCCAAGCTCGGGTTCACGACCCGCACCCAGATCGCCACCTGGGCTCAGGAGCGTACCCCCCTCTGA
- a CDS encoding globin domain-containing protein translates to MLSEQSVPLVRATLPAIGGALGEITERFYGNMFAAHPELLRDLFNRGNQASGSQKQALAGAIAGFATMLVERPGTRPDVLLSRIAHKHASLGITSEQYKIVHRHLFDAIAGVLGDAVTPEVAAAWDEVYWLMANALIALEARLYEKAGAAEGEVWRPMRVISRREETPDVVSITLVPADGEPTGTFLPGQYVSVQAELPDGARQIRQYSLSHGPGNTEWRISVKKVDGTTGPAGEVSSWLHKHLRAGDTLRVSAPFGGLTLPDGDGSLLLASAGIGTTPMLSMLHALAASESTRRVIIAHADRSPADHAHRDELVRLVKALPKAECHLWYETPDSITTHTRTGRTDLGVLDLPENLTAYLCGPLPYLRAIRSDLLHHGVPAAGIHYEVFGPDLWLGQD, encoded by the coding sequence GTGCTCTCCGAGCAATCCGTCCCTCTCGTCCGTGCCACTCTGCCCGCCATCGGCGGGGCTCTCGGTGAGATCACCGAGCGCTTCTACGGGAACATGTTCGCGGCCCACCCGGAACTGCTGCGCGACCTGTTCAACCGCGGCAATCAGGCCAGCGGATCCCAGAAGCAGGCCCTCGCCGGCGCGATAGCGGGCTTCGCCACGATGCTGGTGGAGCGCCCCGGCACCCGGCCGGACGTTCTGCTCTCGCGGATCGCCCACAAGCACGCCTCACTCGGCATCACCTCCGAGCAGTACAAGATCGTCCATCGGCACCTCTTCGACGCGATCGCCGGCGTGCTCGGCGACGCGGTCACCCCCGAAGTGGCCGCCGCCTGGGACGAGGTGTACTGGCTGATGGCCAACGCGCTGATCGCCCTGGAAGCGCGGCTCTACGAGAAGGCAGGCGCCGCCGAAGGCGAGGTCTGGCGACCCATGCGGGTGATCAGCCGTCGCGAGGAGACCCCCGACGTCGTCTCCATCACTCTCGTCCCGGCCGACGGTGAGCCGACCGGCACCTTCCTTCCCGGTCAGTACGTCAGCGTGCAGGCCGAACTGCCGGACGGGGCACGGCAGATCCGCCAGTACAGCCTGTCGCACGGCCCTGGAAACACCGAGTGGCGGATCAGCGTCAAGAAGGTCGACGGCACGACCGGACCCGCCGGTGAGGTCTCTTCCTGGCTGCACAAGCACCTTCGGGCAGGAGACACCCTCAGGGTGTCCGCGCCGTTCGGGGGCCTGACCCTGCCGGATGGTGACGGTTCGCTGCTCCTTGCCTCCGCAGGTATCGGCACCACACCCATGTTGTCCATGCTGCACGCACTGGCCGCCTCGGAATCAACCCGCCGGGTGATCATTGCGCACGCCGACCGCTCCCCCGCCGACCACGCCCATCGCGACGAACTCGTCCGGCTCGTCAAGGCGTTGCCGAAGGCCGAATGCCACCTCTGGTACGAGACGCCGGACAGCATCACCACTCATACGCGGACCGGACGGACCGACCTCGGAGTGCTAGACCTGCCCGAAAACCTCACGGCGTATCTGTGCGGCCCGCTGCCCTACCTCCGTGCGATCCGCAGCGACCTGCTGCACCACGGCGTACCGGCCGCCGGCATTCACTACGAAGTCTTCGGCCCCGACCTCTGGCTCGGACAGGACTAA